The Mycobacteriales bacterium sequence CGACAGCGGCGCACTCATGTAGTGCACGATAGCGGTTGCACTACAAAGGTGCCATTGCGGCCAGCGACGCGCCCGCCCGTGACGGTTCTGGTCGGCGCGGCCCGGTTACCGAGGCTACGGGTTGGCGGCCGAGCGACGGATCGAGCGCTCAATCTCATGCCACAGCCTGTGGCATGTTATTGGCTGTGGCGACGGTGGAAGAACTGATGTCGGCGGCCATGGAAGCGCGTCGGGTGGCGCAGCGCGCGCTGGCGCTCGCGGCGCGCGGCACGTTCGGCGGGGTGGTCATGGGATCGGATCTCGGTGGCGCTGGGCGGCACGCCGAACGGTGAGACGCTGCGCCGGAACTTTGCCGACTCACTCCGGCGGCCGATCGTATTTCTGTACCCCACGGGCTGAGCCCCGGGGTTGCGGACCCCGAACAGTTGGTCGCCGCGTTGCGCGACCAACTTGGCCTCAGTCGCGCCCAGCAGCTGGCGAGCCAAACCGCAGGTTGGGACCTCGAATCGCTCGCGCATCAAATTCGGCCACGACCAGGGACTTGGCCAGTCCCGCTGACCCGCAAGGAGGAGTCATGAACAAGCTGCTGCTCGGCCCCGCCGAGGCCGCCGAGATCCTCGGCATCGGTCGGACCAAGCTCTACGAGCTGCTGGGTGCCGGGACCGTCCGCTCGATTCACATCGGGCGCGGTCGGAAGATCACGCCGGAGGCGCTTCTCTAGTACGTCAGGGCGCGCGAGGCCGCGACGGCCGATGCGCTGTGCACAAGGCCCTTCCCTTGTCCCACCCGATGTCTTACCATGCCACTATGGCCATCCGGGACAAGCGCTCGATCTCCATGCCACCTGACCTGTCCGCCGCCGTCGAGGCGGCTGCCCAGGCCGAGGGCACTACGTTCAGCGGCTGGCTTGCCGACACCGCCGCGCGTCGGCTCAAGATCGAGGCAGGTCTCGCCGGCGTCTCCGCCTTCGAGGCGGAGGCTGGTGAGCTGAGCGAGCCCCAGCGAGCGGAGGGCGAGGCCTGGGCCCGCAAGATCGCCCGCAGACCGGC is a genomic window containing:
- a CDS encoding helix-turn-helix domain-containing protein; amino-acid sequence: MNKLLLGPAEAAEILGIGRTKLYELLGAGTVRSIHIGRGRKITPEALL